In one window of Electrophorus electricus isolate fEleEle1 chromosome 15, fEleEle1.pri, whole genome shotgun sequence DNA:
- the ndufc2 gene encoding NADH dehydrogenase [ubiquinone] 1 subunit C2, translating into MGFLPDEAKGLPPPAVMNRNSVWLGLCGWATAMLDNSFKRRPALRAGVHRQALFVTVGWFIGYHLTKHENYTYARLDRDMNEYMRLHAEDFPEKEKKTFAEIVEPFHPIR; encoded by the exons ATGGGCTTTCTCCCGGATGAAGCGAAGGGTCTCCCTCCTCCTGCGGTTATGAACAGGAACTCCGTGTGGCTGGGTCTGTGTGGCTGGGCCACAGCGATGCTGGACAACAGCTTCAAACGGAGGCCTGCGCTGAGAGCGG GTGTCCACCGTCAAGCATTATTTGTAACCGTTGGCTGGTTCATTGGCTACCATTTAACCAAGCATGAAAACTACACGTATGCCAGGTTGGACAGAGACATGAATGAATACATGCGTCTACATGCTGAAGACTTTCCTGAGAAAG aaaagaaaacttttGCAGAGATTGTGGAGCCGTTTCACCCCATCCGCTGA
- the rab30 gene encoding ras-related protein Rab-30 isoform X1 gives MEDYDYLFKIVLVGNAGVGKTCLVRRFTQGLFPPGQGATIGVDFMIKTVEIKGMKVKLQIWDTAGQERFRSITQSYYRSANALILTYDITCEDSFRCLPEWLREIEQYANNQVVTILVGNKTDLAERREVPVRRAEEFAEAQSMLYLETSAKESDNVEKLFLDLACELIREAQQNTLDNTDRAPVPGEGLHWLELHLQLAYSLHRSKFIIQSLGCRLLLNLH, from the exons ATGGAGGATTATGACTACCTGTTTAAAATAGTGCTGGTAGGAAACGCAGGTGTGGGCAAAACCTGCCTCGTCAGACGCTTCACTCAG GGCCTGTTTCCACCTGGTCAAGGTGCCACTATCGGGGTTGATTTCATGATCAAAACTGTGGAAATAAAAGGGATGAAGGTAAAG ctccAGATCTGGGACACAGCAGGCCAGGAGAGGTTCCGCTCCATCACACAGAGTTACTACCGCAGCGCTAATGCCCTCATCCTCACCTATGACATCACCTGCGAGGATTCCTTCCGCTGCCTACCTGAGTGGCTGAGGGAGATCGAGCAGTATGCCAACAACCAAGTGGTGACAATCTTAGTTG GGAATAAGACTGACTTGGCTGAGAGGCGTGAGGTCCCCGTACGGAGAGCAGAGGAGTTTGCTGAGGCACAGAGTATGTTGTACCTGGAAACATCCGCCAAAGAGTCAGACAACGTGGAGAAGCTGTTCCTGGATCTGGCCTGCGAGCTGATCCGGGAGGCCCAGCAGAACACGCTGGACAACACAGACCGAGCCCCTGTGCCAGGAGAAG GGCTTCACTGGCTGGAACTGCACCTTCAGTTGGCTTACAGCTTGCACCGGTCTAAATTCATCATACAGTCACTTGGGTGTAGGCTGTTGCTGAACTTGCATTGA
- the rab30 gene encoding ras-related protein Rab-30 isoform X2, with the protein MEDYDYLFKIVLVGNAGVGKTCLVRRFTQGLFPPGQGATIGVDFMIKTVEIKGMKVKLQIWDTAGQERFRSITQSYYRSANALILTYDITCEDSFRCLPEWLREIEQYANNQVVTILVGNKTDLAERREVPVRRAEEFAEAQSMLYLETSAKESDNVEKLFLDLACELIREAQQNTLDNTDRAPVPGEGKPISYLSCCSVN; encoded by the exons ATGGAGGATTATGACTACCTGTTTAAAATAGTGCTGGTAGGAAACGCAGGTGTGGGCAAAACCTGCCTCGTCAGACGCTTCACTCAG GGCCTGTTTCCACCTGGTCAAGGTGCCACTATCGGGGTTGATTTCATGATCAAAACTGTGGAAATAAAAGGGATGAAGGTAAAG ctccAGATCTGGGACACAGCAGGCCAGGAGAGGTTCCGCTCCATCACACAGAGTTACTACCGCAGCGCTAATGCCCTCATCCTCACCTATGACATCACCTGCGAGGATTCCTTCCGCTGCCTACCTGAGTGGCTGAGGGAGATCGAGCAGTATGCCAACAACCAAGTGGTGACAATCTTAGTTG GGAATAAGACTGACTTGGCTGAGAGGCGTGAGGTCCCCGTACGGAGAGCAGAGGAGTTTGCTGAGGCACAGAGTATGTTGTACCTGGAAACATCCGCCAAAGAGTCAGACAACGTGGAGAAGCTGTTCCTGGATCTGGCCTGCGAGCTGATCCGGGAGGCCCAGCAGAACACGCTGGACAACACAGACCGAGCCCCTGTGCCAGGAGAAGGCAAGCCAATCAGCTACCTCAGCTGCTGCAGCGTCAACTAG
- the thrsp gene encoding thyroid hormone-inducible hepatic protein yields the protein MQGNENKLSRKSLTLALKHYGTAVRNMEQTVLLPSLLRDVPADDSLDGQAAESSRDLYDCYHLLKAIRNAVESGLVSADDSNAKEHVALRRSLEALPNMDPEAFFHFHLRGLFSLMSSLTKKSQDLTDKYLNIVGIGN from the coding sequence ATGCAGGGGAACGAGAACAAGCTGAGCAGGAAGTCCCTGACGCTGGCCCTGAAGCACTACGGCACGGCCGTGCGCAACATGGAACAGACCGTGCTGCTGCCCAGTCTGCTGAGAGACGTTCCCGCCGATGACAGCCTGGACGGTCAGgctgcagagagcagcagagaccTGTATGACTGCTATCACCTGCTGAAGGCCATCAGGAACGCAGTGGAGAGCGGCCTTGTCTCCGCCGACGACAGCAATGCTAAGGAGCACGTGGCCCTGCGCAGAAGCCTGGAGGCCCTGCCAAACATGGACCCAGAGGCATTCTTTCATTTCCACCTGCGAGGGCTGTTCTCCCTCATGAGCAGCCTGACAAAGAAGTCCCAGGACCTGACAGATAAATACCTGAATATTGTGGGCATTGGGAATTAG
- the guca1c gene encoding guanylyl cyclase-activating protein 3: MGAHGSNLDDILAEDMHYWYNKFMRESPSGLITLFELKNILQMQGMTEEASSYVDQVFCTFDMDGDGYIDFVEYIAAVSLLLKREINQKLKWYFKLFDQDGNGKIDKEEMETIFKAIQDITHSYDHVPPEEIVTLIYERIDVNNEGELTLEEFITGAREHPDIMEMLTKMMDLTHVLEIIVKGQSQPHHDRTTPSCGHEACVE; encoded by the exons ATGGGAGCCCACGGCTCTAACCTGGATGACATCCTGGCTGAGGACATGCACTACTGGTATAACAAGTTCATGCGGGAGTCGCCATCAGGACTAATCACGCTGTTTGAGCTGAAGAACATACTGCAAATGCAAGGCATGACTGAGGAGGCCAGCAGCTATGTGGACCAGGTCTTCTGCACCTTCGACATGGACGGG GATGGGTATATAGATTTTGTGGAGTACATAGCAGCAGTGAGTCTGCTACTGAAAAGGGAGATAAACCAGAAACTAAAGTGGTATTTCAAACTCTTTGACCAAGATGGAAATGGAAAGATCGATAAAGAGGAGATGGAGACTATATTTAAG GCCATCCAGGACATTACCCATAGCTATGACCACGTCCCTCCAGAGGAGATCGTCACGCTGATTTATGAAAGGATTGATGTCAACAATGAAG GTGAGCTGACTCTGGAAGAGTTCATCACTGGAGCCAGAGAGCACCCTGACATCATGGAGATGCTCACCAAGATGATGGACCTCACCCATGTCTTGGAGATAATAGTCAAAGGGCAAAGCCAGCCACACCATGACAGAACCACGCCCAGCTGTGGACACGAGGCCTGTGTAGAGTGA